One stretch of Argiope bruennichi chromosome 3, qqArgBrue1.1, whole genome shotgun sequence DNA includes these proteins:
- the LOC129964010 gene encoding G-protein coupled receptor dmsr-1-like, translated as MNGSLETTTDHKNFLLTTLTEEMILSNESEILLFRNLSPDTQSPQFQLQPYYGDQLEVYRNFYSSIHGYISIMVCLFGITANCMNIIVLTRKNMVSPINVILTGLAVADMMVMISYVPFSLHNYVRTGLEEKEKFTFGWALFTLFHAHFTVVNHTIATWLTVTVAIWRFMAVCYPAPTMRYRGIPQARIAIACTYIVCTIFCIPNYITFTVASSLDYQNNTIYKVNFSELAMRHGGLLASINFWMFSVISKLVPCIALTGLSFSLLKVLYEANMRRQRLKVGSENDKCHDRTTKMLLAVLFLFLLTQFPSGMLALLSGALGNEFFNNVYLNFGETMDILSLINSAVNFIIYCSMSRQFRQTFTFLFFTRFSKDKWAAIPPSEPTQTVGTACV; from the coding sequence ATGAATGGTAGCTTGGAAACTACAACGgatcataaaaattttctgttaaccACCTTAACAGAAGAAATGATTCTGTCAAATGAATCAGAAATTTTGCTTTTCAGAAATCTGTCACCAGACACTCAATCTCCACAGTTTCAACTACAGCCCTATTATGGAGACCAACTGGAAGTGTACCGCAACTTCTATTCTTCAATCCATGGTTACATAAGCATAATGGTATGCCTATTTGGCATAACAGCTAATTGCATGAACATTATTGTCTTGACCAGAAAGAACATGGTTTCACCAATCAATGTTATTCTTACTGGACTGGCTGTTGCCGACATGATGGTGATGATATCATATGTGCCATTTAGTTTACATAATTATGTACGCACTGGAttagaagagaaagaaaaatttacttttggatGGGCACTGTTCACTCTGTTTCACGCGCATTTTACAGTTGTGAACCACACTATTGCTACTTGGCTCACTGTAACTGTAGCCATTTGGCGGTTCATGGCTGTCTGCTACCCTGCACCAACTATGAGATACAGAGGAATTCCACAAGCAAGGATAGCTATTGCTTGTACATATATTGTATGCACTATCTTCTGTATCCCGAATTATATAACATTCACAGTAGCATCTAGTTTAGATTATCAGAATAACACCATTTACAAGGTCAATTTCAGTGAGTTAGCAATGCGACATGGCGGTTTATTAGCTTCAATCAACTTCTGGATGTTCAGCGTAATCTCTAAATTGGTGCCCTGCATAGCTCTCACAGGGCTCAGTTTCAGTCTTTTGAAGGTTCTGTATGAAGCCAATATGAGAAGGCAACGACTCAAAGTTGGTTCTGAAAACGATAAATGTCACGACAGGACCACCAAAATGCTCCTTGCAGTTCTCTTCCTGTTCCTTCTCACTCAGTTTCCTTCTGGAATGTTGGCTCTTCTCAGTGGTGCTCTGGGCAATGAATTCTTCAATAATGTGTACTTGAACTTTGGTGAAACCATGGACATTCTTTCACTTATAAATAGTGCTGTGAATTTCATTATATACTGTTCAATGAGTCGGCAGTTTAGgcaaacatttacatttttgtttttcacaCGTTTTAGTAAAGATAAATGGGCTGCTATACCACCATCAGAGCCAACGCAAACTGTTGGTACTGCTTGTGTGTaa